In a genomic window of Nocardiopsis mwathae:
- a CDS encoding helix-turn-helix domain-containing protein, with amino-acid sequence MQRTYSPSVRRRRLAAELRRARDLSGLTGLRAAKELGWPHSKLTKIESAKQGVKAADLEALMDLYKVGDRDTREAMLRLARESKERGWWWKYRDIFGERALPDFEAEASGIRCWQAQLVPGLLQTPDYIEAVFRAGNAQDDAVVQRHVQGRIERQHILNGVHPPRFAAILDEGALRRQIGGREVLHEQLQHLCNMATRHNIDLRVLPFVAGEHQASNGSFTVLDFPNPLDVPVAFTETVTASMFVEEPAEIATYNDVWSNLQGAALTQARSAEFIQKVMRDLT; translated from the coding sequence ATGCAACGGACCTACAGCCCCTCGGTGCGACGCCGACGGCTGGCTGCGGAACTTCGTCGAGCACGTGACCTGAGCGGACTCACCGGCCTTCGCGCTGCGAAGGAACTGGGATGGCCCCACTCGAAGCTCACGAAGATCGAGTCAGCGAAGCAGGGAGTCAAAGCTGCCGACCTGGAAGCTCTGATGGACCTGTACAAGGTCGGCGACAGGGACACCCGCGAAGCGATGCTCCGGCTTGCCCGCGAGTCCAAAGAGCGCGGCTGGTGGTGGAAGTACAGAGACATCTTCGGTGAGCGGGCGCTCCCCGACTTCGAAGCCGAGGCATCGGGCATCCGCTGCTGGCAGGCGCAGCTGGTACCCGGGCTGCTGCAGACCCCCGATTACATCGAAGCCGTGTTCCGGGCGGGCAACGCCCAGGACGATGCTGTCGTCCAGCGCCACGTGCAGGGGCGGATCGAACGGCAACATATCTTGAACGGAGTCCATCCACCTCGGTTCGCGGCGATCCTCGATGAAGGAGCGCTTCGGCGGCAGATCGGTGGCAGAGAGGTACTGCATGAGCAGCTGCAGCACCTGTGCAACATGGCGACGCGTCACAACATCGACCTGAGGGTCCTGCCCTTCGTCGCGGGTGAGCATCAGGCGTCGAACGGTTCGTTCACGGTCCTGGACTTCCCGAACCCACTCGATGTTCCGGTTGCTTTCACCGAAACCGTGACAGCTAGCATGTTTGTGGAAGAACCGGCAGAAATCGCCACGTACAACGACGTGTGGTCGAACCTTCAGGGAGCGGCGTTAACGCAAGCGCGGTCAGCCGAGTTCATTCAGAAGGTGATGCGAGACCTTACGTAG
- a CDS encoding RHS repeat-associated core domain-containing protein translates to MSEPPATPAAPAPRRFPGRKAVSQGLAVLMALGLLSVMPASAIAYNHQPDAPDEASVAGSDASVQVEAPEDDETEDAALTALPEAEWPEPETVQVRAGGAEASSSGDDPVITLKALPEAEAEEWESPLPETREQQPPEDGEESADARRDSARSPDPNGALNQRSPETAASPDAQPSAPGDDAPPAPSGQPEGESSPQPDPAGDDAHAAAEGDHEEEEEAQEADPAEDTATPAEVEAVERADLEILDRDVAEKAGISGLLMRLTRTDGSDADGPVEISVDYSDFATAFGADYGSRLRLVVVDECVLDEDGCADGDPQVVELDSANDAEERTVTAVAPAQQGADIPEPGEYRSALAPSAPGSGRSGTLVALSAAAGGGGTGDFGATPLQASSTWSVGEQTGDFSWSYPMETPGVANGESPEVALGYSSQSVDGRTASSNNQTSWVGEGFNYDAGYIERRYKACAQDGQKDPNKTGDQCWGRHNATMSLNGTSTELIIDSDGNWHPRNDDGSKIERLTGAKNGDNDGEYWKVTTTDGTQYFFGRNRLPGWTSGKPETNSAWTVPVYGNDKGEPCHASSFADSWCQQAYKWNLDYEVDVHGNVTTYYYDKYTDYYGRNLTTTPTPYTRGGDLKRIEYGLRSDDVYAKAPARVNFTAGERCIPTDDFDCAPSKRTKANAKHWPDVPTDQECKKDGKCTGKHSPSFWTTKKLDKVTTEVYDGSKYQPVDSWKLEHSYPKPGDGTDPALWLKSITHTGHVGGTETMPKVVLHGQAMDNRVDSNRDGLAPMMKYRITSVSNETGGRVHVEYSAPECRAGSTPKPDKNTKRCYPVIWTPEGEEELTDWFHKYVVTRTVEEDLVGGQPDVITSYDYLGGGAWHFDDADGLVPEKQKTWSQWRGYERVKVHEGHPDDTRSETEYLFYRGMDGDKLSSGTRSVKITDSEGGTDTDHDAFNGQTREVIERNGPGGEVISKEISIPWKKQTAERKYSWGTLRSFHTDTQSELTYTPVEGGKQRVTRTDSTFDDYGFVVRIDDHGDVSDPDDDQCVRITYARNTDKWLIALQSREEVLSVKCGQKPSYPDDVISDERIMYDGKGFGEAPTRGLATKAQELKDYDGDKPVYLTISEATYDSYGRQLTDKDAKGNVSTTKYESAVPGGPETAITTTNVLGHATTVRMDPLRSSLLSETDANGNRTDLAYDPLGRLTAVWLADRDKERNAERPSLKFEYNIRTDAPSSVVTHELDHRGDYAASYEIYDGLLRPRQQQSPGIGGRLISDVFYDSRGNAVLERESYPNDEKPGDKLFVVNNEDEIPRQTESVYDGAGRQTATIQRSRGKEVLRTSVQELGDRTLVTVPDGDTASTTLYDTRGRTTEVRQHHGNKPEGSYDATTYTYTKADELASVTDPAGNVWRYSYDLRGRKTKTVDPDAGTSTFEYDDLDQLVSQTDGRGRTLAYTYDELGRQTGVFDDSPKGAQRVGMVYDTVQKGQLTSATRYSGDSAYTQRVVRYNKLYQPLVTEIGIPASEGVLSGKFQFSTDYNPDGSVQGIVLPKAGKLPRELVQYQYNEIGLPTLVQAGRDKIISEAKYSKIGELVQREYHKGNSGSKKTWATYDYDLRNGRLKSISTVPEIGSGSLSHQTYGYDDAGNVTSISDKPTAEGLAADTQCFAYDSLRRLTDAWTPKPGGEDDDTGTCGQEPSTDKLGGAAPYWHSYSYDKVGNRLTETRHSQSGDVKRSYTHPDPGQLQPHALKKVEETGPEGDRLEKYDYDESGNMTGRLTAEHDQNLEWDAEGNLVKVTENDGGQATTYTYDANGDRLIRRDAQSSTLYLPGMELRFDATTQKTEATRYYEHAGETVAVREDDGSLSWLVSDHHGTGQLAIDATTGEVAQRRFTAFGEERSSTGEWPGEKGFVGGTIDASTGLTQLGARAYDAAIGRFISVDPVMDPTDAQQMHGYVYSNNNPVTWSDPSGLFLSKAWNWTKSKVKKGVKKAKSVYNKGKKYVKKQYKKAKKYVKKKYHQAKRYVRKKYTQARRYVRKAYAKTKSYVRTAYRKTSAFVRKHKNTIIATGVGIAVGAACTAATAGAGAIGCAALGGAASSLVQYQLDTPKDQWSVTGALGATAMGGAFGAAGGAIGGKVASAAANRMSSGTGLSSRVGSLFSRSKGGGASSGRGSGTCPVGNSFIPGTGVLMADGSKKPIEDVDVGDKVIATDPETGEQSEKTVLATIVGAGSKDLVEITIDTTTERPADTELSPDKGGLNGNGGLPGPLAGGDIIISTEGHPFWVPELGEWLDAGDLRPGMWLETSSGTWVQVTATRAWTQPAKVHNLTVEGVHTFNVAVGASSDVLTHNCGGSINPGLVRFSQDSVGKNFSNGMSIEHVAAGLRSKWISAGDIPPIRLTVRNGNLFTLDNRRLVAFQKAGVPAPFRMATAEEAASEAWKFTTVTNGRSILIRGTEKVWSP, encoded by the coding sequence GTGTCTGAACCCCCTGCGACCCCAGCGGCTCCCGCCCCGCGGCGCTTCCCCGGACGCAAGGCCGTCTCCCAGGGCCTGGCCGTACTCATGGCCCTGGGCCTGCTGTCGGTCATGCCGGCCTCGGCCATCGCCTACAACCACCAGCCCGACGCACCCGACGAGGCATCCGTCGCGGGCAGCGACGCGTCCGTCCAGGTCGAGGCGCCGGAGGACGACGAGACCGAGGACGCGGCGCTCACCGCCCTCCCCGAGGCCGAGTGGCCCGAGCCGGAGACCGTCCAGGTGCGGGCGGGCGGCGCCGAGGCGTCCAGCAGCGGTGACGACCCCGTCATCACGCTGAAGGCCCTCCCCGAGGCGGAGGCCGAGGAGTGGGAGTCCCCCCTCCCCGAAACACGGGAACAGCAGCCCCCGGAGGACGGTGAGGAGTCGGCGGACGCCCGCCGCGACTCCGCCCGATCCCCCGACCCCAACGGCGCCCTCAACCAGCGCTCCCCGGAGACGGCCGCCTCGCCCGACGCGCAGCCCTCCGCTCCCGGCGACGACGCGCCGCCTGCCCCGAGCGGGCAGCCCGAAGGGGAGTCCTCCCCGCAGCCCGACCCCGCCGGTGACGACGCGCACGCCGCGGCCGAGGGCGACCACGAGGAAGAGGAAGAGGCCCAGGAAGCGGACCCCGCCGAGGACACCGCCACACCCGCCGAGGTCGAGGCGGTCGAGCGCGCCGACCTGGAGATCCTCGACCGCGATGTGGCCGAGAAAGCGGGCATCTCCGGCCTGCTGATGCGCCTCACCCGCACCGACGGCAGCGACGCCGACGGACCCGTCGAGATCTCCGTCGACTACTCCGACTTCGCCACCGCCTTCGGCGCCGACTACGGGTCCCGGCTGCGCCTGGTCGTCGTCGACGAGTGCGTGCTCGACGAGGACGGCTGCGCCGACGGCGACCCCCAGGTCGTCGAACTCGACTCGGCGAACGACGCCGAGGAGCGGACCGTCACCGCCGTCGCCCCCGCGCAGCAGGGCGCCGACATCCCCGAACCCGGGGAGTACCGCTCCGCGCTCGCCCCGAGCGCACCGGGCAGCGGCCGCAGCGGCACCCTGGTCGCGCTCAGCGCCGCCGCCGGCGGCGGCGGAACCGGCGACTTCGGCGCCACCCCGCTGCAGGCGTCCTCCACCTGGAGCGTGGGCGAGCAGACCGGTGACTTCTCCTGGTCCTACCCCATGGAGACGCCCGGCGTCGCCAACGGCGAATCCCCCGAGGTCGCGCTCGGGTACTCCTCGCAGAGCGTGGACGGCCGCACCGCCTCCTCCAACAACCAGACCTCCTGGGTCGGCGAAGGCTTCAACTACGACGCCGGCTACATCGAGCGCCGCTACAAGGCCTGCGCGCAGGACGGCCAGAAGGACCCGAACAAGACCGGCGACCAGTGCTGGGGCCGGCACAACGCGACGATGTCGCTCAACGGGACCTCCACCGAGCTGATCATCGACTCCGACGGGAACTGGCACCCGCGCAACGACGACGGCTCCAAGATCGAGCGGCTGACCGGCGCGAAGAACGGCGACAACGACGGCGAGTACTGGAAGGTCACCACGACCGACGGCACCCAGTACTTCTTCGGCCGCAACCGCCTGCCCGGCTGGACGTCCGGCAAGCCCGAGACCAACTCGGCCTGGACGGTCCCGGTCTACGGCAACGACAAGGGCGAACCGTGCCACGCCTCGTCCTTCGCCGACTCCTGGTGCCAGCAGGCCTACAAGTGGAACCTGGACTACGAGGTCGACGTGCACGGCAACGTCACCACGTACTACTACGACAAGTACACCGACTACTACGGCCGCAACCTCACCACCACGCCGACGCCCTACACGCGCGGCGGTGACCTGAAGCGGATCGAGTACGGCCTGCGCTCCGACGACGTCTACGCGAAGGCCCCGGCCCGGGTGAACTTCACCGCGGGCGAGCGGTGCATCCCCACCGACGACTTCGACTGCGCGCCGTCCAAGCGCACCAAGGCCAACGCCAAGCACTGGCCGGACGTGCCCACCGACCAGGAGTGCAAGAAGGACGGCAAGTGCACCGGAAAGCACTCGCCCTCCTTCTGGACGACGAAGAAGCTCGACAAGGTCACCACCGAGGTCTACGACGGGTCGAAGTACCAACCGGTCGACTCCTGGAAGCTGGAGCACTCCTACCCCAAACCGGGGGACGGCACCGACCCCGCCCTGTGGCTGAAGTCGATCACGCACACCGGGCACGTCGGCGGCACCGAGACCATGCCCAAGGTCGTCCTCCACGGCCAGGCCATGGACAACCGGGTCGACTCCAACCGCGACGGCCTCGCGCCGATGATGAAGTACCGGATCACCTCGGTGTCCAACGAGACCGGTGGGCGCGTCCACGTCGAGTACTCCGCACCCGAGTGCAGGGCCGGATCCACCCCCAAGCCGGACAAGAACACCAAGCGCTGCTACCCGGTGATCTGGACGCCCGAAGGCGAGGAAGAACTCACCGACTGGTTCCACAAGTACGTCGTGACCAGGACCGTCGAAGAGGACCTGGTCGGCGGGCAGCCCGACGTCATCACCTCCTATGACTACCTGGGCGGCGGCGCCTGGCACTTCGACGACGCCGACGGCCTGGTGCCCGAGAAGCAGAAGACCTGGTCGCAGTGGCGCGGCTACGAGCGCGTCAAGGTCCACGAGGGCCACCCCGACGACACCCGCTCGGAGACCGAGTACCTCTTCTACCGCGGCATGGACGGCGACAAGCTGTCCTCGGGAACCCGGTCGGTGAAGATCACCGACTCCGAGGGCGGCACCGACACCGACCACGACGCCTTCAACGGGCAGACCCGCGAGGTCATCGAGCGCAACGGCCCCGGCGGCGAGGTGATCTCCAAGGAGATCAGCATCCCGTGGAAGAAGCAGACCGCCGAGCGAAAGTACTCGTGGGGGACGCTGCGCTCCTTCCACACCGACACCCAGTCGGAGCTGACCTACACCCCGGTCGAGGGCGGGAAGCAGCGCGTCACGCGTACCGACAGCACCTTCGACGACTACGGGTTCGTCGTCCGGATCGACGACCACGGCGACGTGTCCGACCCGGATGACGACCAGTGCGTCCGCATCACCTACGCCCGCAACACCGACAAGTGGCTCATCGCGCTGCAGTCGCGCGAGGAGGTGCTGTCGGTCAAGTGCGGCCAGAAGCCGTCCTACCCCGACGACGTGATCTCCGACGAGCGGATCATGTACGACGGCAAGGGCTTCGGTGAGGCGCCCACGCGCGGGCTCGCCACCAAAGCCCAGGAGCTCAAGGACTACGACGGGGACAAGCCCGTCTACCTGACGATCTCCGAGGCCACCTACGACTCCTACGGCCGCCAGCTCACCGACAAGGACGCCAAGGGCAACGTCTCGACGACGAAGTACGAGTCGGCCGTGCCCGGCGGCCCGGAGACGGCGATCACCACCACCAACGTGCTCGGGCACGCCACGACCGTGCGCATGGACCCGCTGCGGTCCTCGCTCCTCTCCGAGACCGACGCCAACGGCAACCGCACCGACCTCGCCTACGACCCGCTCGGGCGGCTGACCGCCGTGTGGCTGGCCGACCGCGACAAGGAGCGCAACGCCGAGCGGCCGAGCCTGAAGTTCGAGTACAACATCCGCACCGACGCGCCCTCCAGCGTCGTCACGCACGAGCTCGACCATCGCGGCGACTACGCCGCGAGCTACGAGATCTACGACGGCCTGCTGCGGCCGCGGCAGCAGCAGAGCCCGGGGATCGGCGGGCGGCTGATCAGCGACGTCTTCTACGACTCGCGCGGCAACGCCGTCCTGGAACGGGAGTCCTACCCGAACGACGAGAAGCCCGGCGACAAGCTGTTCGTCGTCAACAACGAGGACGAGATCCCGCGGCAGACCGAGTCGGTCTACGACGGGGCGGGGCGGCAGACCGCCACCATCCAGCGGTCACGCGGCAAGGAGGTGCTGCGCACCAGCGTCCAGGAGCTCGGCGACCGCACCCTGGTCACCGTGCCCGACGGCGACACCGCCAGCACGACCCTGTACGACACGCGCGGGCGGACCACCGAGGTGCGCCAGCACCACGGCAACAAGCCCGAGGGGTCCTACGACGCCACGACCTACACCTACACCAAGGCCGACGAGCTCGCCTCGGTGACCGACCCGGCCGGCAACGTCTGGCGCTACAGCTACGACCTGCGCGGGCGGAAGACCAAGACGGTCGACCCCGACGCCGGGACCAGCACCTTCGAATACGACGACCTCGACCAGCTGGTCTCGCAGACCGACGGTCGCGGGCGGACCCTCGCCTACACCTACGACGAGCTGGGGCGCCAGACCGGGGTCTTCGACGACTCCCCGAAGGGCGCGCAGCGCGTCGGCATGGTCTACGACACCGTGCAGAAGGGGCAGCTGACCTCGGCGACCCGCTACAGCGGCGACAGCGCCTACACGCAGCGGGTGGTGCGCTACAACAAGCTGTACCAGCCGCTGGTGACCGAGATCGGCATCCCCGCGAGCGAAGGGGTGCTGTCCGGGAAGTTCCAGTTCTCCACCGACTACAACCCCGACGGCTCCGTCCAGGGCATCGTGCTGCCCAAGGCGGGCAAGCTCCCGCGTGAGCTCGTCCAGTACCAGTACAACGAGATCGGGCTGCCCACGCTGGTGCAGGCCGGCCGTGACAAGATCATCAGCGAGGCCAAGTACTCCAAGATCGGCGAACTGGTCCAGCGCGAGTACCACAAGGGCAACAGCGGGTCGAAGAAGACGTGGGCGACCTACGACTACGACCTGCGCAACGGGCGCCTCAAGTCGATCAGCACCGTGCCCGAGATCGGGTCCGGGTCGCTGAGCCACCAGACCTACGGCTACGACGACGCGGGCAACGTCACCAGCATCAGCGACAAGCCCACGGCCGAGGGGCTGGCGGCGGACACGCAGTGCTTCGCCTACGACAGCCTGCGCCGCCTCACCGACGCGTGGACGCCCAAACCCGGTGGCGAAGACGACGACACGGGCACCTGCGGCCAGGAGCCCTCGACCGACAAGCTCGGTGGCGCCGCCCCGTACTGGCACTCCTACAGCTACGACAAGGTCGGCAACCGGCTGACGGAGACCCGCCACTCGCAGAGCGGCGACGTCAAGCGCAGCTACACCCACCCCGACCCCGGGCAGCTCCAGCCGCACGCGCTCAAGAAGGTCGAGGAGACCGGGCCCGAGGGCGACCGGCTGGAGAAGTACGACTACGACGAGTCGGGCAACATGACCGGCCGACTCACCGCGGAGCACGACCAGAACCTGGAGTGGGACGCGGAGGGGAACCTGGTCAAGGTCACCGAGAACGACGGCGGCCAGGCGACCACCTACACCTACGACGCCAACGGCGACCGGCTGATCCGGCGCGACGCGCAGTCCTCCACGCTCTACCTGCCCGGCATGGAGCTGCGGTTCGACGCCACGACGCAGAAGACCGAGGCGACCCGGTACTACGAGCACGCCGGAGAGACGGTCGCGGTGCGGGAGGACGACGGGTCGCTGTCGTGGCTGGTCTCCGACCACCACGGAACCGGCCAGCTCGCCATCGACGCGACGACGGGCGAGGTCGCCCAGCGGCGCTTCACGGCGTTCGGCGAGGAGAGGTCGTCCACCGGCGAGTGGCCGGGCGAGAAGGGCTTCGTCGGCGGCACCATCGACGCGTCCACCGGCCTGACCCAACTCGGCGCGCGGGCCTACGACGCGGCCATCGGCCGCTTCATCTCGGTCGACCCGGTCATGGACCCGACCGACGCCCAGCAGATGCACGGCTACGTGTACTCCAACAACAACCCGGTCACCTGGAGCGACCCGTCGGGCCTGTTCCTGAGCAAGGCCTGGAACTGGACCAAGAGCAAGGTCAAGAAGGGCGTCAAGAAGGCCAAGTCGGTCTACAACAAGGGCAAGAAGTACGTCAAGAAGCAGTACAAGAAGGCCAAGAAGTACGTCAAGAAGAAGTACCACCAGGCCAAGCGGTACGTCCGCAAGAAGTACACGCAGGCCAGAAGGTACGTCCGCAAGGCCTACGCCAAGACCAAGAGCTACGTGCGGACGGCGTACAGGAAGACGTCGGCCTTCGTCCGCAAACACAAGAACACCATCATCGCCACAGGCGTCGGAATCGCGGTCGGCGCCGCCTGCACGGCGGCGACCGCCGGAGCCGGAGCCATCGGCTGCGCGGCCTTGGGTGGCGCGGCATCCAGCCTGGTCCAATACCAGCTCGACACCCCCAAGGACCAATGGAGTGTCACCGGAGCCCTGGGCGCCACGGCCATGGGAGGCGCCTTCGGTGCAGCAGGCGGCGCGATCGGCGGCAAGGTGGCATCGGCCGCAGCCAACAGGATGAGCAGCGGCACGGGCCTGTCGAGCAGGGTCGGCAGCCTCTTCTCCCGTAGCAAGGGCGGCGGAGCATCCAGTGGCAGGGGCAGCGGCACGTGCCCTGTGGGAAACAGTTTTATTCCCGGCACGGGCGTGCTGATGGCCGACGGCTCGAAGAAGCCAATCGAAGACGTCGACGTCGGCGACAAGGTCATCGCAACCGATCCAGAGACCGGTGAGCAGTCGGAGAAGACGGTTCTGGCGACGATCGTCGGCGCGGGTTCGAAGGACCTGGTCGAGATCACGATCGACACCACCACCGAACGACCGGCCGACACCGAACTGAGCCCCGACAAGGGAGGCCTGAACGGCAACGGTGGACTCCCAGGTCCACTGGCCGGTGGCGACATCATCATCTCCACCGAAGGCCACCCGTTCTGGGTCCCCGAACTCGGCGAGTGGCTGGACGCGGGAGACCTGCGCCCGGGCATGTGGCTGGAGACGTCGTCCGGCACCTGGGTCCAGGTCACAGCGACCAGAGCCTGGACTCAGCCCGCCAAGGTCCATAACCTGACGGTCGAGGGTGTCCACACCTTCAACGTCGCCGTCGGCGCGTCGAGCGACGTCCTCACCCACAACTGCGGTGGCTCTATCAACCCGGGGTTGGTGAGGTTCTCGCAGGATTCAGTAGGTAAGAACTTCAGCAATGGCATGAGCATCGAGCACGTCGCTGCAGGGCTGAGGAGTAAGTGGATTAGTGCGGGAGACATTCCTCCGATTCGTCTGACCGTGAGGAATGGTAACCTCTTCACGTTGGACAATCGACGCTTGGTCGCCTTCCAAAAAGCCGGAGTGCCAGCTCCATTCAGGATGGCAACGGCTGAAGAAGCTGCGTCTGAGGCGTGGAAGTTCACGACTGTAACGAATGGCCGGTCGATCCTGATTAGAGGGACAGAGAAGGTGTGGTCACCGTGA
- a CDS encoding DUF397 domain-containing protein: protein MTDLEFRKSSYSGNRQDCVEVARHTAIGAAMRDTKNRGLGHIEFPAAEWAAFIEAAKTHEL, encoded by the coding sequence ATGACTGACCTGGAGTTCCGCAAGTCCTCCTACAGCGGGAACCGGCAGGACTGTGTCGAAGTCGCGCGACACACCGCGATCGGTGCGGCCATGCGGGACACGAAGAACCGGGGTCTCGGCCACATCGAGTTCCCGGCCGCTGAGTGGGCTGCATTCATCGAGGCTGCTAAGACTCACGAGCTCTAG
- a CDS encoding DUF7660 family protein, with protein sequence MTGINPDVSSIESREDLSRFLIDLAEKVESGAFPCANGGSVDYVRAAGYWVRAMHGFYMNQGEQVPASPDWSTIAQIFSAAFVYE encoded by the coding sequence GTGACGGGTATAAACCCCGATGTCTCGTCGATAGAAAGTCGAGAAGATCTTTCGAGATTTCTAATCGACTTGGCGGAGAAGGTCGAATCGGGCGCCTTTCCGTGTGCGAATGGCGGTTCAGTCGACTATGTTCGGGCTGCGGGCTACTGGGTTCGCGCGATGCATGGGTTCTATATGAATCAGGGCGAGCAGGTTCCGGCATCGCCGGATTGGTCAACCATCGCTCAGATTTTCTCGGCGGCTTTCGTTTATGAGTAG
- a CDS encoding LppX_LprAFG lipoprotein — MRSRIPALLAAGGLALVTTACGGGADEAPSEKKDEQKQEAAAKPRDIFALLGSKTADMTNYRIDIEMTVEDDELEGTFRPTFTYQVQDDPKSVLAEIDMGDEYRDVVAEEMGEFLTGVDPEALSTFTILKADDEVYLKNPHGIHGDADWVTVASKKDLEEMPDIDFQAFVVLTEVLAGAEDVADDGTEEINGQETTKFAGSLTQKDIDAVDDAEKSAALEEFFDEKIADKVDFEVWADADSVPHRITMKEGDDEMKLEFSDFGKVSFDLPADDEIGEMEA; from the coding sequence GTGCGATCCCGTATCCCCGCTCTTCTGGCCGCTGGCGGCCTCGCCCTTGTCACCACTGCCTGCGGTGGCGGAGCCGACGAGGCTCCGTCCGAGAAGAAGGATGAGCAGAAGCAGGAGGCGGCGGCCAAGCCCCGCGACATCTTCGCGCTCCTCGGCTCCAAGACCGCCGACATGACCAACTACCGCATCGACATCGAGATGACGGTGGAGGACGACGAGCTGGAGGGCACCTTCCGCCCGACCTTCACTTACCAGGTCCAGGACGACCCGAAGTCGGTCCTCGCCGAGATCGACATGGGCGATGAGTACCGGGATGTCGTTGCCGAGGAGATGGGCGAGTTCCTGACGGGCGTCGACCCCGAGGCCCTCAGCACCTTCACGATCCTCAAGGCCGACGACGAGGTCTACCTCAAGAACCCGCACGGGATCCACGGCGACGCCGACTGGGTGACCGTCGCGTCCAAGAAGGACCTTGAGGAGATGCCGGACATCGACTTCCAGGCCTTCGTCGTCCTCACCGAGGTCCTGGCCGGCGCCGAGGACGTCGCCGACGACGGGACCGAGGAGATCAACGGGCAGGAGACCACGAAGTTCGCCGGGTCGCTGACCCAGAAGGACATCGACGCCGTCGACGACGCGGAGAAGAGCGCGGCCCTGGAGGAATTCTTCGACGAGAAGATCGCCGACAAGGTCGACTTCGAGGTGTGGGCCGACGCCGACAGCGTCCCGCACCGCATCACCATGAAGGAAGGCGACGACGAGATGAAGCTGGAGTTCTCCGACTTCGGCAAGGTCTCCTTTGACCTCCCGGCCGACGACGAGATCGGCGAGATGGAGGCCTGA
- the hemC gene encoding hydroxymethylbilane synthase, with translation MSNEIVTTRHLPEHPTAASPSAYLGRVLSERPVLRIGSRTSPMAMAQARQVQALIAENADIATEIIGIETSGDRWMGDLAELGGKAAFLKEIDRALLMGRIDIAVHAMKDVPGDVPMPEGTAFAAYLPREDVRDVLVVREGSHYKLLEEFPPGTKIGTSSVRRKAQLLKHRPDLHVDRIRGNVNTRIARLDEEKRFEAIVLNLSGLHRVNLAHRATEVLEPDIVCPAVGSGVIGVQCRTADTHIAELLRLLDDPTTRTHITAERTMLHGLKGRCNSPIAGHCHTTADGQLSLIGMVFTREGGTFAYSHEWDSVDRPAELGAYVAADLLRKGARGIIDGSLR, from the coding sequence TTGTCCAACGAGATCGTGACCACCCGTCACCTGCCGGAACACCCCACAGCAGCGTCCCCCAGCGCCTACCTTGGACGGGTGCTCTCCGAACGGCCCGTCCTGCGCATCGGCTCGCGTACCTCGCCCATGGCCATGGCCCAGGCCCGCCAGGTGCAGGCGCTGATCGCCGAGAACGCCGACATCGCCACCGAGATCATCGGCATCGAGACCAGCGGCGACCGGTGGATGGGCGACCTCGCCGAGCTCGGCGGGAAGGCCGCCTTCCTCAAGGAGATCGACCGTGCCCTGCTCATGGGGCGCATCGACATCGCCGTCCATGCGATGAAGGACGTCCCGGGGGACGTCCCGATGCCGGAGGGGACGGCGTTCGCCGCCTACCTGCCGCGCGAGGACGTTCGCGACGTCCTCGTCGTTCGCGAGGGCTCCCACTACAAGCTGCTCGAAGAGTTCCCTCCGGGGACCAAGATCGGCACCAGCTCGGTACGGCGCAAGGCCCAGCTGCTCAAGCACCGGCCCGATCTGCACGTCGACCGGATCCGCGGCAACGTCAACACCCGCATCGCCCGCCTGGATGAGGAGAAGCGGTTCGAAGCGATCGTGCTGAACCTGTCCGGCCTGCACCGGGTCAACCTGGCGCACCGGGCCACCGAGGTCCTCGAACCCGACATAGTGTGCCCGGCCGTCGGCTCCGGCGTCATCGGGGTCCAGTGCCGCACCGCCGACACCCACATCGCCGAACTCCTGCGCCTCCTCGACGACCCAACGACGCGCACCCACATCACCGCCGAGCGGACCATGCTGCACGGCCTCAAGGGACGCTGCAACAGCCCGATCGCCGGCCACTGCCACACCACCGCCGACGGGCAGCTCTCGCTGATCGGCATGGTGTTCACCCGCGAAGGCGGGACGTTCGCCTACTCCCACGAATGGGACTCGGTGGACCGGCCTGCCGAGCTGGGCGCCTACGTCGCCGCCGACCTGCTCCGCAAGGGCGCACGCGGAATCATCGACGGGAGCCTCCGCTGA